In Sandaracinaceae bacterium, the following proteins share a genomic window:
- a CDS encoding efflux RND transporter permease subunit, with protein sequence MSDESLGFSARVASLFIRSKLTPLIILVSLALGTLAIYTTAREEDPSVTITVADVFVAFPGRGTTDVDERIARPVAAWILEIPSVEHVISSAADDGAMFVVQFREGVERDQALSQLYERLNANRDSLPARVPAPLVVPRGIEDVPVLAVTLWHETDDAVLVRRLAAEFATELEALPGVSRVQLTGGSRREIVVELDANRLAERGLGADRIVQAVQAANVRLPAGELAGPGGSFRVETGALLSSAQDVEALVVGATPAGPVYLRDIATVRDGVAEPRSYVAHLQRGDGWSSHAAVTLAIHKIRGVDAAGLTDRARGLLDRLAPELLPRDVHLSITRDAGRTATHRVVTLIEHMAIATLVVVLLIALALGRREAVIVAIVIPITLAIVPFVYKMTGFTLNRMTLSAMIFAIGILVDDAIVVIENIHRHYQERSAEKDLVRVTLEAVGEVGNPTILATFTVIAALMPTAFVSGMMGQFLRALPIGASVAMVYSLFIALAVTPYLAYRLLRHPSRENGSQDGSELAVIPRRRLYRRSLEWAMARRWRAISVWAAAILMLLGSLGLVVARVAVVKMLPLADVDEMSVMIDLPPSSTLEDTYGRVTDVARALEGIPEIVTCQAYVGTAGPITFQGVARHYMLRQQAYQAELQIELAPSGERQRTSHQLAAEVRRVVTDALQHDHAWFTVVELPPGPPVQAALVAEVYGPDEQGRMALAQRVRQLFEATPGIVDVDWSARRGPPVLRYEVDQQHAAVRGVVPAQVATTVRTLVHGDSSGWAYLPREREPVGVRLQVARAQRASEIDLGSLYFSSMLGPPVPASDIGSLHRLEGTYPLMRKDLQPFVSVTAEVTGPGPIYSAIDLSPRLRDEVGRGARPVRILWNSDAPESNELAVRWGGEWTVTYELFRDLGAAFAVVLLLIYVMLVAWYQSFLIPWVVMLPIPMAFIGVIPGHFVLGMPLSGMAVIGVIALAGLMVRNSILLVDFANQRVAAGTNVREAVLLAGETRLRPIVLTALTVVLGDGVLFFDPLLKGLGLTMAAGALFSTALTLGIVPLAYYQLMSMIHRGP encoded by the coding sequence ATGAGCGACGAGTCCTTGGGCTTCTCGGCCCGCGTCGCGAGCCTGTTCATTCGCTCGAAGCTGACGCCGCTCATCATTCTCGTGTCGTTGGCTCTCGGGACCCTCGCGATCTACACGACGGCCAGGGAGGAGGACCCGTCGGTCACCATCACAGTGGCCGACGTGTTCGTCGCGTTTCCCGGTCGCGGCACGACGGACGTGGACGAGCGAATCGCACGTCCTGTGGCGGCATGGATCCTCGAAATCCCCTCGGTCGAGCATGTCATCAGCTCGGCCGCTGACGACGGAGCCATGTTCGTCGTGCAGTTCCGGGAAGGCGTCGAACGCGATCAGGCGTTGAGCCAGCTCTACGAGCGCCTCAACGCGAACAGAGACTCACTCCCCGCGCGGGTTCCGGCACCGTTGGTGGTGCCACGAGGTATCGAGGACGTTCCGGTGCTCGCGGTCACGCTCTGGCACGAGACAGACGATGCCGTCCTGGTTCGCAGGCTAGCTGCGGAGTTCGCCACCGAGCTCGAGGCGCTTCCCGGGGTATCCCGCGTTCAGCTCACGGGAGGTTCTCGCCGCGAGATCGTCGTCGAGCTCGACGCGAACCGGCTCGCAGAGCGAGGTCTGGGCGCCGACCGCATCGTCCAAGCCGTCCAAGCGGCCAACGTCCGCCTCCCGGCGGGCGAGTTGGCGGGTCCGGGCGGCAGCTTTCGCGTCGAGACTGGCGCGCTGCTGTCGTCGGCCCAAGATGTCGAGGCGCTGGTCGTCGGAGCCACGCCTGCCGGGCCGGTCTACCTACGAGACATCGCGACCGTGCGCGATGGAGTGGCCGAGCCGCGAAGCTACGTGGCACACCTGCAGCGCGGCGACGGCTGGTCGTCGCACGCCGCCGTGACCCTGGCGATTCACAAGATCCGCGGCGTCGACGCTGCGGGCCTGACGGATCGGGCGCGAGGCCTGCTCGACAGGCTCGCCCCCGAGCTCCTGCCGCGTGATGTCCATTTGAGCATCACGCGCGACGCGGGACGAACCGCGACACACCGGGTGGTCACGCTGATCGAGCACATGGCCATCGCGACGCTCGTCGTCGTCCTCCTCATCGCGCTGGCGCTCGGCCGGCGCGAAGCCGTCATCGTGGCGATCGTGATTCCGATAACGCTCGCGATCGTCCCGTTCGTCTACAAGATGACAGGGTTCACGCTGAATCGCATGACGCTGTCGGCGATGATCTTCGCGATCGGGATTCTCGTAGACGACGCGATCGTGGTCATCGAGAACATCCACCGCCACTACCAGGAACGCAGCGCCGAGAAGGACCTGGTCCGCGTCACACTCGAGGCCGTCGGAGAGGTTGGTAACCCGACCATTCTCGCCACGTTTACGGTCATTGCGGCGTTGATGCCCACCGCGTTCGTCTCGGGCATGATGGGGCAGTTCCTGCGCGCGTTGCCGATTGGCGCCTCGGTTGCGATGGTGTACTCGCTGTTCATCGCCCTCGCGGTGACGCCGTACCTCGCCTACCGACTGCTGCGACACCCGAGTCGCGAGAACGGCTCTCAGGATGGGTCTGAGCTGGCCGTGATCCCGCGACGTCGTCTGTATCGTCGCAGCCTCGAGTGGGCAATGGCGCGTCGCTGGCGAGCGATCAGCGTCTGGGCCGCAGCCATCCTCATGCTCCTCGGATCTCTGGGGCTCGTTGTCGCCCGCGTTGCCGTCGTCAAGATGCTCCCGCTTGCCGATGTGGACGAAATGTCAGTGATGATCGACCTGCCGCCCAGCTCAACGCTCGAGGATACCTACGGGCGCGTCACCGACGTCGCGCGGGCGCTAGAGGGAATCCCGGAGATCGTCACGTGTCAGGCCTACGTGGGAACTGCGGGTCCCATCACGTTCCAGGGCGTGGCTCGCCACTACATGCTGAGGCAGCAAGCCTACCAGGCCGAACTACAGATAGAGTTAGCGCCGAGCGGCGAACGCCAGCGGACCAGTCATCAGCTTGCCGCCGAAGTACGCCGGGTGGTGACTGACGCGCTCCAGCACGATCATGCGTGGTTCACCGTGGTCGAGCTTCCTCCGGGACCTCCTGTTCAAGCCGCGTTGGTCGCCGAGGTGTACGGCCCGGACGAACAAGGTCGGATGGCGCTCGCACAACGGGTGAGACAGTTGTTCGAGGCGACGCCTGGCATCGTCGACGTGGACTGGTCGGCGCGCCGCGGCCCTCCGGTGCTGCGCTACGAGGTCGACCAGCAGCACGCCGCCGTGCGGGGCGTCGTTCCGGCGCAAGTGGCCACCACCGTTCGCACGCTGGTCCACGGGGACAGCAGTGGGTGGGCCTACCTGCCGAGAGAGCGAGAACCCGTTGGCGTGAGGCTCCAGGTGGCGCGAGCCCAGCGCGCCAGCGAGATCGATCTCGGCTCGTTGTACTTCAGTTCGATGCTCGGACCGCCGGTCCCTGCTTCGGACATTGGTAGCCTGCACCGACTGGAAGGCACCTATCCGCTCATGCGAAAGGATCTGCAGCCGTTCGTCTCCGTGACAGCTGAGGTCACCGGACCCGGACCGATCTACAGCGCGATCGACCTGAGTCCGCGACTGCGCGACGAGGTGGGACGGGGAGCTCGACCGGTTCGCATCTTGTGGAATTCCGACGCGCCTGAATCGAACGAGCTCGCTGTTCGCTGGGGCGGGGAATGGACCGTGACCTACGAACTGTTCCGCGATTTGGGCGCAGCCTTCGCGGTCGTGTTGCTCCTGATCTACGTGATGCTCGTCGCGTGGTACCAATCGTTCCTCATCCCATGGGTCGTCATGCTTCCGATCCCGATGGCGTTTATTGGTGTGATCCCTGGGCACTTCGTCCTCGGCATGCCGCTTTCCGGAATGGCCGTGATCGGGGTGATCGCCCTCGCCGGACTGATGGTGCGGAACTCGATTCTACTCGTCGACTTCGCCAACCAACGAGTCGCCGCAGGGACGAACGTACGGGAGGCCGTGCTTCTCGCGGGAGAGACGCGGCTTCGGCCGATTGTGCTTACCGCACTGACCGTTGTGCTTGGCGACGGTGTGCTTTTCTTTGACCCACTGCTCAAGGGACTCGGGCTCACGATGGCCGCCGGCGCGCTGTTCTCCACGGCCTTGACTCTCGGAATCGTGCCGCTGGCCTACTATCAGCTCATGTCGATGATCCACCGGGGTCCGTAG
- a CDS encoding transglutaminase domain-containing protein translates to MNQRPPLERLLDPTQCLEPTQFIDSDSVSLEALSHRVGGDGPPIQKAVRLFSHVRDEIQYEFRAKLAKDEYRASRVLSDGKGFCVQKAVLLCALLRAARIPSALVLCDLKDSTLPTHIVEAMGTNTMFHHGLNAIHLNGSWLLADASLSPDVVARKRYRRVDFNGEDDALFPETTLAGAAHAEVIRFHGMYVDLPFGQMVGAFMAAYAQADLAALAERGFLF, encoded by the coding sequence GTGAACCAGCGCCCCCCGCTCGAGCGCCTTCTCGACCCGACGCAATGCCTGGAACCCACCCAGTTCATCGATAGCGACAGCGTTAGCCTGGAAGCGCTGTCCCATCGCGTGGGGGGGGATGGCCCGCCCATCCAGAAAGCCGTCCGCCTCTTCTCGCACGTCCGTGACGAGATACAGTACGAGTTTCGGGCGAAGCTTGCGAAAGATGAGTACCGCGCGAGCCGCGTCCTGTCGGACGGAAAGGGGTTCTGCGTCCAGAAGGCCGTCCTGCTTTGTGCGCTGTTGCGCGCTGCCCGGATACCGTCCGCGCTCGTGCTCTGCGACCTGAAGGACTCCACGCTCCCCACGCACATCGTCGAGGCAATGGGTACCAACACGATGTTCCACCACGGTCTCAACGCCATCCACCTCAACGGGAGTTGGCTCCTAGCGGACGCCAGTCTGTCCCCGGACGTCGTCGCACGAAAGCGCTACCGTCGAGTCGACTTCAACGGTGAAGACGACGCGCTCTTTCCGGAGACTACGCTCGCTGGAGCCGCCCACGCCGAGGTCATCCGATTCCACGGGATGTACGTTGATCTTCCGTTCGGCCAGATGGTGGGAGCCTTCATGGCCGCGTACGCGCAGGCTGATCTGGCCGCGCTGGCGGAGAGGGGCTTCCTGTTCTGA
- a CDS encoding TetR family transcriptional regulator, which yields MTKKTVSDTDTHVLTAAAKLFRAHGVAGASIRAIADAAGVLPGSVTYRYPTKEALVVALMQRAVADISVRVFEAIEVSSDPVERLRLAMRVHLRTLLDGDDAVFVLLFDWQRLSPESQAALARERRRYESIWDGLIYAAAASGQLVEGLDLSLVRKFAFGAANSVAFWYRADGPRTPEEIADAFSALIGMGALSDRSRPGPTVEAYERLGALRPRPTRNQGGDHVE from the coding sequence ATGACCAAGAAGACCGTCAGCGACACGGACACGCACGTGCTGACGGCGGCGGCCAAGCTCTTCCGAGCACATGGCGTCGCCGGCGCCTCGATACGGGCCATTGCAGACGCCGCAGGAGTGCTTCCAGGCAGCGTCACCTACCGCTACCCGACCAAAGAAGCGCTCGTCGTAGCACTCATGCAGCGTGCGGTCGCCGACATCAGCGTCCGCGTGTTCGAAGCGATCGAGGTGTCGAGCGATCCCGTGGAGCGGCTGCGACTGGCGATGAGGGTCCATCTGCGAACACTGCTGGACGGGGACGACGCCGTGTTCGTTCTGCTCTTCGACTGGCAGCGGTTGTCGCCGGAGAGCCAGGCCGCTCTCGCGAGGGAACGACGTCGGTACGAGTCGATCTGGGACGGGCTCATCTACGCCGCGGCGGCGAGCGGGCAACTGGTCGAGGGGCTCGATCTTTCGCTTGTGCGCAAGTTCGCATTTGGTGCCGCAAACTCGGTCGCGTTCTGGTACCGGGCTGATGGCCCACGCACCCCAGAAGAGATCGCCGACGCTTTCTCTGCGCTCATCGGCATGGGTGCCCTGTCCGATCGCTCGCGCCCTGGGCCCACAGTTGAAGCCTATGAGCGGTTGGGCGCGCTACGCCCCCGTCCCACACGAAACCAAGGCGGCGACCATGTTGAGTGA
- a CDS encoding PaaI family thioesterase: MLSDDDVKWLETPQPGWSPVRLPHMILKDSFVCGDSSGRRLSLRYFRHDPDRTLRANVIFGPGTQGPPGHAHGGSMAAMLDEALGGAAWMQGHPVVAAELITRFKTMLPLGARCVVEARVNAVDGRKVRVAGRLRQGDGHTVFAEGEALFITLDPKKFGMLASEASQIFSELDEGTT, from the coding sequence ATGTTGAGTGACGATGATGTGAAGTGGCTAGAGACTCCCCAGCCTGGGTGGTCTCCGGTGCGCCTGCCGCACATGATTCTAAAGGACAGCTTCGTCTGCGGGGACAGCTCGGGCCGTCGGCTCTCACTTCGATACTTCCGACACGACCCGGACCGCACCTTGCGAGCGAACGTCATCTTCGGCCCAGGCACGCAGGGCCCGCCGGGGCACGCGCATGGCGGCAGCATGGCGGCGATGCTTGACGAAGCGCTGGGCGGCGCCGCATGGATGCAGGGCCATCCGGTCGTGGCGGCCGAACTCATCACTCGATTCAAGACCATGCTCCCCCTCGGGGCGCGGTGCGTCGTGGAGGCCCGGGTGAACGCCGTGGACGGTCGCAAAGTACGAGTCGCCGGCCGGCTAAGGCAGGGTGACGGCCACACCGTCTTCGCAGAGGGCGAGGCGCTCTTCATCACGCTCGACCCCAAGAAGTTCGGTATGTTGGCATCAGAGGCGTCTCAGATCTTCTCTGAGCTCGACGAGGGCACGACGTGA
- a CDS encoding outer membrane protein transport protein — MSRAHLTSAHAALLLAGLLVAGLAGRAHATPTEQIGFGTRGPGMGNAMVAGQDALGAPIYNPAAGVHGTGEYEFGLGYTYSHLSIEVNDRDPNTLPVRGFWFAGAVPFDIGSAHLSFGLGAYVPDQFLLRAHAVPGTEQRLVMWDNGPHRLVVNATLAWRIADWLSMGVGVSILGSVRGNQVDFTLDADPAGTRAESTLSIDFPILAAPIVGVIVTPIPALRLGARFSDELGLDVVLNVQANVRVPGTPVDGVVDFQFSGPSGFTPRELVLGGSGDLGRFTFSAELAWQQWSRVNQLTAQVQVDVDLGAPVPTSSFVEPHPNLRNTWTPRLGVEYRLPLASERELQLRVGYWFSQTPVPIQTGITNYADANRHVGTLGGTYSFDIAETRVSLEGAFQLQYMQNRESLKDDPTTSGGDLTVGGPIYVFSLGARVSL, encoded by the coding sequence ATGAGCCGCGCACACCTCACCTCCGCGCACGCCGCGCTGCTGCTCGCGGGCCTACTGGTCGCCGGGCTGGCTGGCCGCGCACACGCCACCCCCACGGAGCAGATCGGCTTCGGCACCCGCGGCCCCGGCATGGGCAACGCCATGGTCGCGGGCCAGGACGCGCTCGGCGCGCCCATCTACAACCCGGCCGCCGGTGTCCACGGCACGGGCGAGTACGAGTTCGGCCTGGGCTACACGTACTCCCACCTGTCCATCGAGGTGAACGATCGGGACCCCAACACGCTGCCCGTGCGTGGCTTCTGGTTCGCAGGCGCCGTGCCCTTCGACATCGGCAGCGCGCACCTGTCCTTCGGCCTCGGCGCCTACGTGCCCGACCAGTTCCTGCTGCGCGCGCACGCCGTGCCCGGCACCGAGCAGCGTCTGGTCATGTGGGACAACGGGCCGCACCGCCTCGTGGTCAACGCCACGCTCGCGTGGCGCATCGCCGACTGGCTCTCCATGGGCGTCGGCGTCTCCATCCTCGGCTCGGTGCGCGGCAACCAGGTGGACTTCACGCTGGACGCCGACCCGGCCGGCACGCGCGCCGAGAGCACGCTCTCCATCGACTTCCCCATCTTGGCGGCCCCCATCGTGGGCGTCATCGTCACGCCCATCCCCGCGTTGCGCCTCGGCGCGCGCTTCTCGGACGAGCTGGGCCTCGACGTGGTGCTCAACGTGCAGGCCAACGTGCGCGTGCCCGGCACGCCGGTGGACGGCGTGGTGGACTTCCAATTCAGCGGACCCAGCGGCTTCACCCCGCGCGAGCTGGTGCTGGGCGGCAGCGGCGACCTGGGCCGGTTCACGTTCAGCGCGGAGCTAGCGTGGCAGCAGTGGTCGCGCGTCAACCAGCTGACCGCGCAGGTCCAGGTGGACGTAGACCTCGGCGCACCCGTGCCCACGTCGTCGTTCGTGGAGCCGCACCCCAACCTGCGCAACACGTGGACCCCGCGCTTGGGCGTGGAGTACCGCCTGCCGCTGGCCAGCGAGCGCGAGCTCCAGCTACGCGTGGGCTACTGGTTCTCCCAGACTCCGGTGCCCATCCAGACGGGCATCACCAACTACGCAGACGCCAACCGCCACGTGGGCACCTTGGGCGGCACGTACTCGTTCGACATCGCCGAGACGCGGGTGTCGCTCGAGGGCGCCTTCCAGCTCCAGTACATGCAGAACCGCGAGAGCCTCAAGGACGACCCAACCACGTCGGGCGGAGACCTCACCGTGGGGGGACCCATCTACGTCTTTTCGCTTGGCGCGAGGGTGTCGCTATGA
- a CDS encoding protein kinase codes for MLGDPRRLGEGERFEVVSRLGVGGMGTVFDVLDRERGTRVALKTVGTVDGDTLLRFKREFRALQDLNHPNIIGYGELFEHDGEWFYTMDLIDGVSFRDYVRTLPLVRSEPAPSVASPPTEKPTLTGGPLRSSVPLDDPPTSALRSRPSTLTGDDMDTVAPSSTSKPGPSRPIGFDEARLRAAIAQLAAGLSAIHAAQKVHRDIKPSNILVTREGRVVLLDFGLVAEVHEGQQVTDVGAYGTYPYMSPEQASGLPLDGRSDMYSVGVLLFEALTGELPFAGRGVAAVMAKVHTDAPDPSKLVARLPPDLVALCNELLSRDPTQRPTANQVASRALGDRADPSSSASHPTSAATAAFVGRQPELAQLHNALARSEEGALVSLLVKGQSGIGKTELLERFERDLRHTRRDVVVLRGRCFAREAVPYKSFDAIMDGLSGHLAKLPVDDQRRLVPRHDELLARAFPVLKRVELFTDPRVEREQVRDPQEQRGRVFTAVRTLFSRFAASTPLVVVLEDLQWLDDDSRSLIGELLREPAPPHLLFLGTLRTEAGEPHEDEPALLGGLPYESFTLLPLSDDEALALAHSLLGGDDLAAPRALAIVRESHGHPLFIDELARHALSTATTEVGALDLEQAIRARIRTLGADVAVLLEALAVAAGPVTLDILARATQLGTERVVRAATQCRIQRLVRMSGVRRSDTVELYHGRIAGALAETLSEDQMRSAHERLARALEVERDADAMSLATHWAGAGEKGKAARYAVKAAQEANESLAFDRAASLFRLSLTLEPGEAEGLEGRRQKLAHALANAGRGEEAGECFLAAVEGASEAVSIDLRRRAAEQFLLSGHVRRGIASFKPILRALGLPYPESLLRSVWSTIVVRTLLFFRRERFVLRDESMVAPHERLRVDTAHSMAVGLAVTDTMRGFDYYGRALLLALKLGEPGRVAIELAMEASSLVAMSGRKKRKAHRMLELARGLAERSGNANARAAVHYSEGMSAYLMGEWQRGQQGLERAEQLYRNECAQAPAELRTLQASIVHCLWEQGDWLALRDRTGRVLKESEERGDLFTEATIRAGINMQVQCMLGRAEAGYAGARQVVDHWTRDSFDVQRFMFWVHGAFTRSYMGEATAALEEFRASLPRARRSLLFSVQLMRAGAWQMHALLALRAATEVSGPAQAALLNAARREAKKLLREDAAWANAGGALVRGCASAIVGDTSDASWWLDDAVRRFDAEGMSGRAAAARWARATLRGGDDGARELEAAKAHFVAHGVVDPERFATTLAPSIALRPPGR; via the coding sequence ATGCTCGGTGACCCGCGACGGCTCGGGGAAGGTGAACGCTTCGAGGTCGTCTCACGCCTCGGCGTCGGCGGCATGGGCACGGTGTTCGACGTGCTCGACCGCGAGCGCGGCACGCGCGTGGCCCTCAAGACGGTGGGCACCGTGGACGGCGACACGCTGCTGCGCTTCAAGCGGGAGTTCCGCGCTCTGCAGGACCTGAACCACCCCAACATCATCGGCTACGGAGAGCTCTTCGAGCACGACGGCGAGTGGTTCTACACCATGGACCTGATCGACGGAGTGAGCTTCCGCGACTACGTGCGCACCCTGCCGCTCGTGCGCAGCGAGCCGGCGCCCAGCGTGGCCAGCCCGCCCACCGAGAAGCCCACACTCACGGGTGGGCCGCTGCGCTCTTCGGTGCCGCTCGATGATCCGCCGACGTCTGCGCTGCGCAGCCGGCCCAGCACGCTGACCGGCGACGACATGGACACGGTGGCGCCCAGCAGCACGTCGAAGCCCGGCCCGAGCCGGCCCATCGGCTTCGACGAGGCCCGCCTGCGAGCCGCCATCGCCCAGTTGGCCGCCGGGCTCAGCGCCATCCACGCGGCCCAGAAGGTGCACCGCGACATCAAGCCCTCGAACATCCTGGTGACGCGCGAGGGCCGCGTGGTGCTGCTCGACTTCGGCCTGGTCGCCGAGGTGCACGAGGGGCAGCAGGTGACCGACGTCGGCGCCTACGGCACGTATCCCTACATGTCGCCGGAGCAGGCGTCGGGGCTGCCGCTCGATGGGCGCTCGGACATGTACAGCGTGGGCGTGCTGCTCTTCGAGGCGCTGACCGGCGAGCTGCCCTTCGCCGGAAGGGGCGTGGCGGCGGTGATGGCGAAGGTGCACACGGACGCGCCGGACCCCAGCAAGCTGGTGGCGCGGCTGCCGCCGGACCTCGTGGCGCTGTGCAACGAGCTCCTGTCGCGCGACCCGACGCAGCGGCCCACCGCCAACCAGGTGGCGAGCCGCGCGCTCGGCGACCGCGCGGACCCGTCGTCGAGTGCGTCGCATCCCACCAGCGCTGCCACGGCCGCGTTCGTGGGCCGGCAGCCCGAGCTGGCGCAGCTGCACAACGCGCTCGCGCGGTCCGAAGAGGGCGCGCTGGTGAGCCTGCTGGTCAAGGGACAGTCCGGCATCGGCAAGACCGAGCTGCTCGAGCGCTTCGAGCGGGACCTGCGCCACACGCGCCGCGACGTGGTGGTGCTGCGCGGGCGCTGCTTCGCGCGCGAGGCCGTGCCCTACAAGTCCTTCGACGCGATCATGGACGGCCTGAGCGGGCACCTCGCCAAGCTGCCGGTGGACGACCAACGCCGCCTGGTGCCGCGGCACGACGAGCTGCTGGCGCGCGCGTTCCCGGTGCTCAAGCGCGTGGAGCTGTTCACCGACCCGCGGGTGGAGCGCGAGCAGGTGCGCGACCCCCAAGAGCAGCGCGGTCGCGTGTTCACTGCGGTGCGCACGCTGTTCTCGCGCTTCGCGGCGTCCACCCCGCTGGTGGTGGTGCTGGAAGACCTGCAGTGGCTCGACGACGACAGCCGCAGCCTGATCGGCGAGCTGCTGCGCGAGCCCGCCCCGCCGCACCTGCTGTTCTTGGGCACGCTGCGCACCGAGGCCGGCGAGCCCCACGAAGACGAGCCCGCGCTGCTGGGCGGGCTGCCTTACGAGTCCTTCACGCTCTTGCCCCTCTCCGATGATGAGGCGCTAGCGCTGGCGCACTCCCTGCTGGGCGGCGACGACCTGGCCGCGCCGCGTGCGCTGGCCATCGTGCGCGAGTCCCACGGGCACCCGCTGTTCATCGACGAGCTGGCGCGCCACGCGCTGAGCACGGCCACCACCGAGGTCGGGGCCCTCGACCTGGAGCAGGCCATCCGCGCGCGCATCCGCACGCTCGGCGCCGACGTGGCGGTGCTGCTCGAGGCGCTGGCCGTGGCCGCTGGGCCCGTGACCCTGGACATCCTGGCGCGCGCCACCCAGCTCGGCACCGAGCGCGTGGTGCGCGCGGCCACGCAGTGCCGCATCCAGCGCCTGGTGCGCATGAGCGGGGTGCGCCGCTCCGACACGGTGGAGCTGTACCACGGGCGCATCGCTGGAGCGCTGGCCGAGACCCTCTCGGAGGACCAGATGCGCAGCGCGCACGAGCGCCTCGCGCGCGCGCTCGAGGTGGAGCGCGACGCCGACGCGATGAGCCTGGCCACGCACTGGGCGGGCGCGGGCGAGAAGGGCAAGGCCGCGCGCTACGCGGTCAAAGCCGCACAGGAGGCGAACGAGTCGCTGGCCTTCGACCGCGCGGCGTCGCTGTTCCGCCTGTCGCTCACGCTCGAACCGGGCGAGGCCGAAGGTCTCGAGGGCCGGCGCCAGAAGCTGGCCCACGCGCTCGCCAACGCGGGCCGTGGTGAAGAGGCGGGCGAGTGCTTCCTGGCCGCCGTCGAGGGCGCCTCCGAGGCCGTGTCCATCGATCTCCGGCGGCGCGCGGCCGAGCAGTTCCTGCTGAGCGGGCACGTGCGCCGCGGCATCGCGAGCTTCAAGCCCATCCTGCGGGCGCTGGGGCTGCCCTACCCGGAGTCGCTGCTGCGCTCCGTGTGGTCCACCATCGTGGTGCGCACGCTGCTGTTCTTCCGACGCGAGCGGTTCGTTCTGCGCGACGAGTCCATGGTGGCGCCGCACGAGCGCCTGCGCGTGGACACCGCGCACTCCATGGCGGTGGGCCTCGCGGTGACCGACACCATGCGCGGCTTCGACTACTACGGGCGCGCGCTGCTGCTGGCGCTGAAGCTCGGCGAGCCGGGCCGCGTGGCCATCGAGCTGGCCATGGAGGCGAGCTCGCTGGTGGCGATGAGCGGCCGGAAGAAGCGCAAGGCGCACCGCATGCTGGAGCTGGCCCGCGGCCTGGCCGAGCGCTCGGGCAACGCCAACGCACGCGCCGCCGTGCACTACTCCGAGGGCATGTCCGCCTACCTGATGGGCGAGTGGCAGCGCGGGCAGCAGGGCCTCGAGCGCGCCGAGCAGCTCTACCGCAACGAGTGCGCGCAGGCGCCAGCCGAGCTGCGCACGCTGCAGGCCAGCATCGTCCACTGCCTCTGGGAGCAAGGGGACTGGCTCGCGCTGCGGGACCGCACGGGGCGCGTGCTGAAGGAGTCCGAGGAGCGCGGCGACCTCTTCACGGAGGCGACCATCCGCGCCGGCATCAACATGCAGGTGCAGTGCATGCTGGGCCGCGCAGAGGCCGGCTACGCGGGGGCGCGACAGGTGGTGGACCACTGGACGCGAGACAGCTTCGACGTGCAGCGCTTCATGTTCTGGGTGCACGGCGCCTTCACGCGCTCGTACATGGGCGAAGCCACCGCCGCCCTCGAGGAATTCCGTGCGTCGTTGCCGCGCGCGCGGCGCTCGCTGCTGTTCAGCGTGCAGCTCATGCGCGCGGGTGCGTGGCAGATGCACGCGCTGCTCGCGCTGCGCGCGGCCACCGAGGTGTCGGGCCCCGCCCAGGCCGCGTTGTTGAATGCAGCGCGCCGCGAAGCGAAGAAGCTGCTGCGCGAGGACGCCGCGTGGGCCAACGCGGGAGGCGCCCTGGTGCGCGGCTGCGCGAGCGCCATCGTGGGGGACACCAGCGACGCGAGCTGGTGGCTGGACGACGCCGTGCGACGCTTCGACGCCGAGGGCATGAGCGGACGCGCCGCCGCCGCGCGCTGGGCGCGGGCCACGCTGCGCGGTGGTGACGACGGAGCGCGCGAGCTCGAAGCGGCGAAGGCCCACTTCGTGGCCCACGGCGTGGTCGACCCCGAGCGCTTCGCCACCACCCTCGCACCCAGCATCGCGCTCCGGCCGCCAGGGCGTTGA